The window TCCGTAACTCGCTGGTCATGTTCGACCGCGAGACCGGTACGCTCTGGAGCCACCTGACCGGCGAGGCGCTCGAGGGACCGCTGGCCGGGGAGCGCCTGCGGCAGGTGCTGTCAGAGCAGACGACATGGGGCCGCTGGCGAGCCGAGCACCCCCAGACCCGGATGCTCGAGGTCGACCCCGATGAGCTCAGGTTCGATCCTTACCAGAGCTACTACGAAACCTCCGACGCCGGCGTCCTCGGACGCAAGCGCGCGGACGACCGGCTGCCGATCAAGCAAAAGGTGCTCGGGGTCCGCCTGGGCGGCGAGGCGAAGGCCTACTCGTTCACTGCCCTGGCACGGGATCGTGTGGTCGACGACACGGTCGGAGGTGTTCCTCTCGTGGTGGTCTTCGACGGCTCATCGCAGTCCGGTGCGGTCTATCGAAGGGACCCTGGCGGAAAACTCCTCACGTTCGCCCCTGGTCCGGGGGCGCTGTCCATGCTGGATACCGAGACCGGCTCAACGTGGGACGGCCTGTCCGGCAGGGCGACCGCTGGCGCGGATGCCGGGATCCAGCTGGATCAGGTGCCCATCACCTACAGCTTCTGGTTCGGGTGGGCCGACTTCTATCCCCAGACTCAGGTGTATCGGTGAGGCTGGCCATCACGCGAAGAGGTCGGTCTCCGGGTAGACGTCCGACCACGCGAACCAGAACCCGTAGGTGATCGGTATCTGCTGGAGCGCCGTGTCACGCATCGGGCCAAGGACCGCTTGGCCGCCGAGGCCATCCCATCTCGAGCCGGTCTCTTCATCCACCATGTCGAGAGGGGCGGGCCCAGGCCGGAACCTCAGGACTGCACCAGCGGGGTCACGCCTGAAGACTGCCCCGGACTCGCTGGCGCCGTCGAACACGATCACCAGCGGAATCCCGCCGACGAGATCGTTCACGACCTTTTGCTTGGCCAGGGCGGCCAGGCTGTACGCCTTGACGCGGCCCGCCAGCCGCAGCCCGATCACCTTCTCCTTCGGCCCCAGCCGCGGGTCGACCACGAAGTCGGTCTGGTCGCGGTCGACGCCGAGCTTGGGGCTCCGGTAATACGGGCCGTAAGGATCGCCGAGCAATGCGCGGTCGAATTCAAGCAACAGCGAGTCGGGATGCACGCGGCGCCAAGCCGCCCAGCTCGCCTGAGTGGAGGCGAGCAGCTGCAGATGCTCCCCCGCCATTGGTCCCGCCAGGGCCCGGCCGGTGAGGTGACTCCACAGGCTGCCCGTCTCGTGGTCGTACATGACCAGCGAGTTGCGCACCAGCAGGCCCGAAACGCCAAACGTGAGCGTTCGGTTGCCGACGCTTCGGGCATACACGATGCCCGTGTAGCAGAGCGGTCACCAGGTGACGGCGATTGCCCGGCCGCGGATCTGGTCGTTGACGATCTCCACCCGGCTCAGGACGGATATCGGATAGGCCCTCGACTCTCCGCCGAGAGCGACGCCGATCACAGGTGTGCGATCGGGGACGAACCGGGCGGCGGCGGCGACCACGAAGGAGGGGGCGTCGATGGCTTTGATCCTGTCCCTGGGCACCTGATAACCGATCTCGTCTGGTGTCAGGGGGTCGGGCGGTTGCAGGCTGGGATGATCTTGGCCTACGAACCCTGGACCGGTGGTCGCGGGCGGGGGGGCCGGGCGCGTCACGTAGAGCGCGACCATCCCAAAGAGGATGGCGATGGCAACCGCCATCGCCCGGGTCCGGCCATTGGTCCGCATAGGCGTTTCAATAGTCTCAACACCGCTGCGGCACTGTGATTTCCGGCAACTGAGGAATAGCCGCCGCCGCCTGGTGTTGTGCTGGGAGTGGTCCCGATCGGCGGCGTCGCCGGCCCCCTCCGATGAGTCAGTGGCGGGCTGGGGTCCTGCTCACCCTTGTCCTCTCCGCCGCCGCGGTGGGCGGCGTTCTCGGCTACCGTCATCTGCAGCCGGCACCCAACCCATCCGCGACCGCACTCGAGCTTGCCCGATTGGATGGCTCGGGTAGCGCACGCCTATCCGACTGGCACGGCACGCCGGTGGTTGTGAACCTCTTCGCCTCGTGGTGTCCGGCCTGTCTCGCCGAGATGCCCAATTTCGAGCAGGCCTCGCACGACTACGCCGGGCGGCTCGTGGTCGTCGGCGTGGACAGCCAGGACACCGCGGCGGTCGGCCTCGCGCTGGCTCGCCAGCTTGGCATCACGTATCCACTGCTGCTCGACACCAGCCACGCGGACCTCTATGCCTCCCTGGGAGGTCAGGGCATGCCGGTGACCGCGTTCATCGATCGGAACGGCACCGTGCGGCAGGTCTACAGCGGAGAGCTCGATGCCGCGCTCCTACAGCAGCTGATCGACCAGCTGCTGGGGCCTTGAGGCCAGCAGCTGGGCCCATGTCGCCGTCGATTCGATCGCGGCGGCGGCCTTCCACATCACCGCGCTCGAGGACCCGGTGATCACCGCGGTGCCCAGGGCTGAGTGGACGATCAGCACCGGGTGGACGGATGCGCTCCTGGTCTCGACACCCGAGCCTACAGGGGCCTGGCCTTCGAGCCAGCTCACGCTCACCCGCTCGCCCGCCGGCGCCGAGTACACCACGGTCACGATGTCAGTCGAAGGCACCCGGTCCATCCGCGCCCCGATGACCCGCATCCCGTCCAATTGGATCGCCGGTAGCCCTCTGCCCGAGGCCCTGAAGCACCATTCCCCAACCTGCGAAGGATCCGTTGACTGGATCTGGAGCGGTTGCGATGAGGCCGCCACCGCAGCCTGCACCGGATCCGGACGCGAGAGCCCCGACCAGACCGCGGCCACGGCCGCAACCGCCAGCAAAGCCGCGGCAGCCGCGGCGATCGCGGCTGATCGTCTGGTGCGGACCCAGACGCGCGGGCGTCTTGGAGCGGCGCCGTCGAGGTGCTCGCTCGCCTCGCGAAGCCTCGACGTGAGCAGCCGGTGCGCCTGAACCTCCCGCGAGCAGTCCGCGCAGTGTTCCACGTGGTCGAGCGTCGCCGCGGGAACAAGCTCGGCCTCACCATCCGCCAGCGCCGCCACGAATTGGCGATACGGGTCGCAGGCGCTCACCTATCTGCCTCCCGCCAGCCGGGAAATCAAAAGCCGCCGGCCGCGATAAATGCGAGACATGACGGTACCGAGAGGAATGCCGAGGATGGACGCGACTTCCGCGTAACTCAGCTCTTCCACGGCCGTCAGGTACACGGGGATCGCGAACGCGGGCGGCAGCGTTCGATAGGCCTCGGCAATGCGCCTCAGGTCCGCACGCGCGATGACCCTCGCCTCGACAGGATTGAGGTTGTGATGGTTGGTGCTGGCAGGCTCGACCACGAGCTCCTCGATCGAGACGAGGCCGGGCCGCGTCCCGGCCCCACGGAGGACGTTCAAATGGATGTTGCGCATGATCCGGAAGAGCCAGGCCTTGAGATTCGTGCCGGGCTGAAAGCGCCATTGCGAGGCGAGGGCGCGGACCATCGTCTCCTGCGCCAGGTCTGCCGCCGCCTCTCGGTCGTGCGTCAGCGACCGGGCGAAGCGCACCAGGCGCGGATGCAAGCTCGCGATCTGGCCCGCCAGATCACCTCCTGCCTCGACGTTCCTTTCGCTCACGGCACCTGGCCCCTCCCACGTTCGAGCCGAGAATACCGACTCACAGGCATTTCGGGGTCGCGTCGGGTCAATTCCGGCCAGGGCCATTGCCTGCATAACACGGCACCAGGCATAAACTTCCCCCCGCCGGCCGGCGAGGTATGTGATCTCCGTCACCAAAGCCGGCGGTCCGGTGGCGCAGCCTACCCGAAATGACCCCACCTGGAGCCGACGAGGCCTGGATCGTCGAGACCTCGCGGGACGGCCAAAACTGGCGCTTCTTCGGCAAGGCGTGGGTGCGCCCCGGCGAGTCGCTGATGGTGCACGGACTGCCGGCCTTCCTCCGCTTCAGGCGGGATGGTGCCGACCAGTGGTCCCCGCCGCTCGAGAGGACCGGCGATCACCCGGTTGCTCTGATCACGCTGGATCCGGCATCACGACGAGAGCTGTGGCCGGAGGAGACCCACCGCGGACTCCCAGTTCTTCTGCCGGGCGGCGAGGAAGGCAGGCTGTTGCGCTTCGAGCACAGCGCCGACGGCAGCGAGTGGACGTGGGCCCTCGAGTTCCGCGGCCGCCGGCGCGAGATCAGTGCATCTGGCCGTTCGGCATCCGGCCGCGGTCTGAGCTGATTGTTGAAACCGGCGAAGGTTGGAAGAAGCGGCCCGTCGCGCACGTTCCCATTGGTATGAGAGACGACATTCGCCCCGGGGCGATATTCCCGGACTTTGAACTGCCCGACCACCGCGGTATTCGTCGCAAGCTTTCCGATCTACAAGGCGCCGACCCGATGATCCTGGTGCTCTCCCGAGGCGCGTATTGCCCCAAGGATCGGCAGCAGCACCGGCTGCTGGTTGAGCTCGAACCCGAGATCCGGGTCGCCTACACCAAGATCGTCACCATTTCCACCGACGGCCTCATGGAACTCAACGAGATGCGGGACGGGGTCGGTGCGCATTGGCCCTTCCTGTCTGACGTGGGCCGGCGGATCCAAAAGGACCTCGACATCCAGGAATACACCGACCCTCACCACAACCCCATGATCCCCTACACCTTCGTGCTCGAGCCGGGCCTGGTGATCCACAGCGTGTACAACGGCTACTGGTACTGGGGCCGGCCCTCCAACGACGACCTGCGCCACGACCTGCGCGAGGTCGCCCGCAAGGTTCGGCTGGATTGGGACCTCGGCGCGCCTGGGCTCCGCGAGGAGTGGGAGAAGGGTGACAAGGCACGCTTCTGGCCTTACGGCAAATCGTTGAAAGAGGTGTTCGCCCAGAGCGCCTGACAGCATGTCGCGCCGGCGGTTTCGCGGCTGCGAATGCTGCCGGCGCGAGACTGCACCTTAGCTTTCAGCGATGTCGGGAGCGCTCGCCGCCCGGCGAAAGGCGGACATCACCGCCTCCACCGACGGCCGGTCGTCAGAGCTGGAGCCGGCGTGTTTGAGCGTCAGGTTACCGTGGCGATCGAACACCAGGTCACCTCCCATCTGGGCCATGTCCAACTGCCTGGGATGCCAGATCTTTCCCTGCAACGCGAAGCGCATGTAGTCCCAGACCACGCGCGGCGGCGCGATGGCTGAAAGACCCCTGCGTCCGAACCCGAGACTTCGGTAGCTTCGGCGCTCGGGATCGGCCAGCCACAGATAGGGATGCCTAAGCTGCTCCGCGAAGCGCTTGAGGTGATCAGGACGGGCAAACGAGATGACCGCGACCTGTCCTTTCAAATTGGCGATCTCGAGGTCGAATTCCCGCAACTGCGAGAGATGCTCCTGGCAATACAGTCAACCCAGGTAGCGGAGCAGGACCAGGATGGTCGGAGCGCCCAGCAGCCGGCGCGCGGCAAAGACATCTCCATCCAGGGTCCGAAGGTCGAAGGCAAGGTCGACCTTCATCCAACGTCCGATCCCACGCCTGGCCCAACGTAACAGCTTTGTCACATTGCATCGCTACGGTCACCTCATCTGGAAACCAGTCATTGGAGGTGACTCGATGGACTTTCCTTTTCGAACCCAGCAAGGGGCCATGACCCGAAGCATCGTCACCGCGGCTCGCTTGGCCGCCGCGGGGGCCGTGGCCGCGGCATCCCTGGCGACGGCCGGCGCTCAAAGCGCAATCGCGGCCGAGCCAAGCTTCGGCCACCTGTACCTCAACGGCATCGTCGTCGGCACCGTTATTCCGCCGGCACACGTTGAGCCTGGAAGCGGGCGGGACCCGTTCTACGAGGTCACCAACGGCGCCACTGGTCAGCTCGGGATCGCGGGGGTGGGGCCGGGGCAAGGCGAGTATCACGGCGGCGATTGGGAGGTCTTCACCGTCGCGTTCAACGCCGGGCACACGCCTTATCTGCTGACCTCGGCCGCAGCCGTTGCGTCGGCGGCGACTGCCGGCGACGTGATGGTCAAGCGCCAGCCGGGCCAGGACTTCCGGTGTCCGATCACAGCCGGTTGAGGAACTGATCCGAGGGGGGGCCGGCGTTCAGCCGGCCTTCCGCCGTGGCACTCTTGAGTGCGGCGAGAGACGGTGGTTGATGACAGCGTGACCGAGGGGGCCTCGCTCCAGGAGCTGATCCTGGTCGTCGACGACGACCCGAAGATCGCAGTCCTGGTCGAGCTCTATCTGACTCGCGCCGGGTACCGGGTTGCGGTCGCGGGCGACGGCAGGGCCGCTGTGCGGCTGCTGCGCGAGAGCGAGCCTGCGCTGGTCGTCCTGGACCTCATGCTTCCCGAGCTCGACGGCCGCGCCGTGGCTCGCGTCGCGCGCGAGGAAGCTCATATCCCGATCGTGATGCTTTCGGCGTTGAGCTCGATCGCGGACCGGGTATCCGGCCTTGAGGCCGGGGCCGATGACTATGTCGCCAAGCCGTTCGCGCCCTCCGAGCTCGTGGCCAGGGTTCGTTCCGTGCTGCGTCGAGCGCGCCCGCCCGCGCCCTCTGGTGGGCTCCGCCGCGGCAGGCTGGCTCTGGATCTCGATCGCCACCGCGTAGAGGTCGCCGGCTTGGGCGTCGAGCTGAGTGCGGTCGAGTTCGAACTGCTGGCGTCCCTGGTCATCGCCCAGGGACGTGTTCTGACTCGCGACCAGCTCGTCGATCGCCTCCATCCCCACGGCGACGGGATCCAGGGCCGCAGCATCGACGTCTACATAAAGCGACTGCGCGCCAAGCTCGGCGACGACCCGACGGAGCCCCGTTTCGTGGAAACCGTGCGGGCCGTGGGCTACCGCGCGGGGACGGGCTGATGCCCGCGCGGATCAACACCATCGCGGCCCGCATCGCGCTGGCGGCTATCGCCATCGCCGTCCTGGTGGCCGGGGTCGTGGTGGGCGGCGTGCTCCTAATCGGCCGGGCCACATTCGAGGCGCTCATGGCGCAGCACGGTACCGCCGCCGCGACCTCGTATGCGATGTTCGACGCATCGGTCACCCGAGTCGTCGTCATCGCCGCGGCGATCGCCCTGGTGGGAGCGTTGGCGCTTGCCTTTGTGGCGGCGCGACTGATCGAACAACCGCTGGCCGAGGTCGCCCAAGCAGCTCGAAGGGTCGCGACCGGCAGCTTCGGCGTCCGGGTTACCCGGCCTCGATCGCGCGAGCTCGCGTCCCTTGCCGACTCGTTCAACCAGATGGCCGCCGCCCTCGAGGACCAGGAGCGGCACCGCCGCGATCTGATCCTCAACTTCGCCCATGAGCTGCGCACTCCCCTGACCAACCTTCATGGCTACCTCAGCGCGATGAGCGAAGGCGTGGTCGCCGCGGGGCCCGGCTCCTATGCCTCCCTGCAGGAGGAGGTCGACCGCTTACGCAGGCTCTCACGCTCGCTTGACATCCTGGCGGATGGGGGTCGCCCGAGCGCCGATCTGGTCGAGGTTGACCTGATCCCAATTCTCACCGGCCTCGTCGATTTGCATCGCCCGGCGTTCGCCGGCCGCGGCCTCCATGTGGAGACACGATTGCCACCCCGGCTGCGGGCGCGCGCCAACGCCGACGCGCTGGCGCAGATCCTCAGCAACCTGCTCCAGAACGCGGGTCGCTACACACCGCAGGGCGGAACCGTCCTGGTGCATGCCCAGACCGAGCAGGACAGCGTTCTCGTGTCGATCGCCAACTCCGGAGACGGCATCCCGTCAGAAGATCTGATCCACGTGTTTGAACGGTTCTATCGAGTCGATAAGTCGCGCGATCTCGACCGTGGTGGCGCCGGGATCGGTCTCGCGGTCGTCAAGGAGCTGGTCGAGGCGGCCGGCGGGCGCGTCGGCGTCGAGTCGCGGCCGGGCCAGACCCTTTTCTGGTTCAGGCTGCCGAGCTGGTCAGCACCCTTCGGCGCGCCCGACCCGACCGCTCTCCGCCGCCCGCCGTGATCCTTTCAGTGGGTGTGGGCGCTGTGCACGACGTCGCCATCGTGCCACTCGGGCTCCGATTCGAGCAGCTTCACGAGCTCGCCGAACCATTCGTTCTGGATCGGGTCGTCGGCGTTCTTCTTGTAGCTCGACTCGTCGCGGAAGACGACCGAGATCCAGTACTCCTCAGGGTCATTCTTGCTGCGGTAGATGTTGGTGGCCATCCAGCCGTCGACGTGCCGGCTCTCGAATTTCCGGCTCAGGTCATCCAGCGCTGATCCCATCCCCTGTTTGACGCGCATCCGTGCGACGGTGCCGAACATCGCTATACCCCCAATTTCACGGGTTGGCCGGACGTCACCAGTCTAGGCAGGCGAACGTCTTTCGGGGCAGAGTTGACGTTTGCCCTCCTCGCCTCCATCGTTGCCCCTGATTCCGTGGAGCGGAGGCCGCCGGCCCCCGCTCCTGGCCTCGGTCACGAAGGGCTTACGGGAAAATGTTCGACGCGTAGTCGCTCTGGATCTCCTGGGCGGCTCGTTTGCCCTCCTCCGCGCCGCCTTCCATGAATCCCTGGAAGTTGAGGGAGCAGTGCTCGCCGGCGAAGTGGCACTTGCCGGAGCGCAATTTCTCCGAGCCGGTGATCGT of the bacterium genome contains:
- a CDS encoding RNA polymerase sigma factor; protein product: MTEITYLAGRRGEVYAWCRVMQAMALAGIDPTRPRNACESVFSARTWEGPGAVSERNVEAGGDLAGQIASLHPRLVRFARSLTHDREAAADLAQETMVRALASQWRFQPGTNLKAWLFRIMRNIHLNVLRGAGTRPGLVSIEELVVEPASTNHHNLNPVEARVIARADLRRIAEAYRTLPPAFAIPVYLTAVEELSYAEVASILGIPLGTVMSRIYRGRRLLISRLAGGR
- a CDS encoding redoxin domain-containing protein, which codes for MRPGAIFPDFELPDHRGIRRKLSDLQGADPMILVLSRGAYCPKDRQQHRLLVELEPEIRVAYTKIVTISTDGLMELNEMRDGVGAHWPFLSDVGRRIQKDLDIQEYTDPHHNPMIPYTFVLEPGLVIHSVYNGYWYWGRPSNDDLRHDLREVARKVRLDWDLGAPGLREEWEKGDKARFWPYGKSLKEVFAQSA
- a CDS encoding TlpA family protein disulfide reductase, with the protein product MSQWRAGVLLTLVLSAAAVGGVLGYRHLQPAPNPSATALELARLDGSGSARLSDWHGTPVVVNLFASWCPACLAEMPNFEQASHDYAGRLVVVGVDSQDTAAVGLALARQLGITYPLLLDTSHADLYASLGGQGMPVTAFIDRNGTVRQVYSGELDAALLQQLIDQLLGP
- a CDS encoding response regulator transcription factor, translating into MRRETVVDDSVTEGASLQELILVVDDDPKIAVLVELYLTRAGYRVAVAGDGRAAVRLLRESEPALVVLDLMLPELDGRAVARVAREEAHIPIVMLSALSSIADRVSGLEAGADDYVAKPFAPSELVARVRSVLRRARPPAPSGGLRRGRLALDLDRHRVEVAGLGVELSAVEFELLASLVIAQGRVLTRDQLVDRLHPHGDGIQGRSIDVYIKRLRAKLGDDPTEPRFVETVRAVGYRAGTG
- a CDS encoding HAMP domain-containing histidine kinase; amino-acid sequence: MPARINTIAARIALAAIAIAVLVAGVVVGGVLLIGRATFEALMAQHGTAAATSYAMFDASVTRVVVIAAAIALVGALALAFVAARLIEQPLAEVAQAARRVATGSFGVRVTRPRSRELASLADSFNQMAAALEDQERHRRDLILNFAHELRTPLTNLHGYLSAMSEGVVAAGPGSYASLQEEVDRLRRLSRSLDILADGGRPSADLVEVDLIPILTGLVDLHRPAFAGRGLHVETRLPPRLRARANADALAQILSNLLQNAGRYTPQGGTVLVHAQTEQDSVLVSIANSGDGIPSEDLIHVFERFYRVDKSRDLDRGGAGIGLAVVKELVEAAGGRVGVESRPGQTLFWFRLPSWSAPFGAPDPTALRRPP
- a CDS encoding DUF3179 domain-containing protein; the encoded protein is MVYARDVNGKTLTFGVSGKLIRNSLVMFDRETGTLWSHLTGEALEGPLAGERLRQVLSEQTTWGRWRAEHPQTRMLEVDPDELRFDPYQSYYETSDAGVLGRKRADDRLPIKQKVLGVRLGGEAKAYSFTALARDRVVDDTVGGVPLVVVFDGSSQSGAVYRRDPGGKLLTFAPGPGALSMLDTETGSTWDGLSGRATAGADAGIQLDQVPITYSFWFGWADFYPQTQVYR
- a CDS encoding DUF3179 domain-containing protein, whose amino-acid sequence is MVYARSVGNRTLTFGVSGLLVRNSLVMYDHETGSLWSHLTGRALAGPMAGEHLQLLASTQASWAAWRRVHPDSLLLEFDRALLGDPYGPYYRSPKLGVDRDQTDFVVDPRLGPKEKVIGLRLAGRVKAYSLAALAKQKVVNDLVGGIPLVIVFDGASESGAVFRRDPAGAVLRFRPGPAPLDMVDEETGSRWDGLGGQAVLGPMRDTALQQIPITYGFWFAWSDVYPETDLFA
- a CDS encoding redoxin domain-containing protein, with the translated sequence MYCQEHLSQLREFDLEIANLKGQVAVISFARPDHLKRFAEQLRHPYLWLADPERRSYRSLGFGRRGLSAIAPPRVVWDYMRFALQGKIWHPRQLDMAQMGGDLVFDRHGNLTLKHAGSSSDDRPSVEAVMSAFRRAASAPDIAES
- a CDS encoding DUF3179 domain-containing protein, with amino-acid sequence MRTNGRTRAMAVAIAILFGMVALYVTRPAPPPATTGPGFVGQDHPSLQPPDPLTPDEIGYQVPRDRIKAIDAPSFVVAAAARFVPDRTPVIGVALGGESRAYPISVLSRVEIVNDQIRGRAIAVTW